TGCCTACCCCGGGTGGCAGCGGAACAGCAGAGGTAGGTTTTGCCTCTTTATTTTCTTTCTTTATCCCCCTTCACCTTTTAGGTCTTTTTGTAGGGATCTGGAGATTTGTAGTCTTTTACTTTAATTTGTGCATCGGAGCCATAGTCCTTTTGATAGAAATTAAAAGGATAAAAAATAAGAAACAACCTCAATAACAAAAAATAGAACAGAATTAGCTATATTTCTTCTTCTTTTACTTTCCTCTTGGTTCTTGCTCTAGCTCCCCCCAAAGATTTAAAAATTTGATCAATACCCAGGGCAATAATCAATATTGGCCAATATTTCCAGACATTTTCTGATACTTCAAAGCTGAAAAAATATTTTGCTAAAAAAATACTTCCTATTGCGATTAAAATTACTCCAAAAAAAATAGATTTATTTTGCCAAATTTCTTTGATGCCCCAGATGAGTAAAATTATCGGCCACAGATTCCATACTCTTCCCCATATATCTAAATCAGTAAAATTCTCAACGATAAATATGATACCAACCGCTAATATTATTAATCCGAAAAGCCAATTTCCTTTGCCTTCTTCGCTTGCACTCATTACTTTCCCTCCTTTAATATTTTTTTTCTTTTTAATAAACGAATTTTCTTTGCTTCCTGCCAAATATATTCCAGGTCATAAAAATTCCTTTTCTCTTTAGAAAATACATGTACTATCACATCACTATAGTCCAATAATATCCATCCCGTTTCCGGTTTACCTTCGTAATGTAATAATTTGATTTGATTCTCTTTTAATTTCCTAATAATAAAATTACTAATAGATTTTAACTGAGGTTC
The sequence above is a segment of the Candidatus Atribacteria bacterium genome. Coding sequences within it:
- the rsfS gene encoding ribosome silencing factor, which codes for MNKKSLTIAKLAAAAAEDKKAEDTVILSLSKLTLIADYFVITSGNSEPQLKSISNFIIRKLKENQIKLLHYEGKPETGWILLDYSDVIVHVFSKEKRNFYDLEYIWQEAKKIRLLKRKKILKEGK